In Marivirga salinae, a single window of DNA contains:
- the upp gene encoding uracil phosphoribosyltransferase: MYILNKENSIANHFLAELREIDIQKDRYRFRRNLERIAELLAYEISKSLYYQNRDIQTPLEKTSVALMHDFPVLVSVLRAGLPFHQGFLNIFDHSDSGFIGAYRKHTDETNFTIEMGYEALPPLEGRTLILADPMLATGQSLIKAIEHIRQIAKPELIIIAAAIGTPEGVQFINDNLTGNYDIYLGSLDRELDENAYILPGLGDAGDLSYGQKHTR; the protein is encoded by the coding sequence ATGTATATTTTAAATAAAGAAAATAGCATTGCAAACCATTTTTTAGCGGAATTGAGAGAAATCGATATTCAAAAAGATCGCTATAGGTTCAGGAGAAACCTTGAGAGGATAGCTGAATTATTAGCTTATGAAATCTCAAAATCTCTTTACTATCAAAATAGAGATATTCAAACACCTCTAGAAAAGACATCTGTTGCCTTAATGCATGATTTCCCTGTTTTAGTGAGTGTTTTAAGAGCAGGATTACCATTTCATCAAGGGTTTCTTAATATATTCGATCATTCAGATTCGGGCTTTATAGGAGCTTATAGGAAACACACAGACGAAACTAATTTCACTATTGAAATGGGTTATGAAGCGCTACCTCCATTGGAAGGTAGAACTTTAATTTTGGCTGATCCAATGTTAGCTACTGGTCAATCATTAATCAAAGCTATTGAACATATAAGGCAAATTGCTAAACCTGAATTAATTATCATTGCAGCAGCCATAGGCACACCGGAAGGGGTACAGTTTATAAATGATAATCTCACAGGAAATTATGACATATATTTAGGTTCCTTAGATAGAGAGCTTGATGAAAATGCTTATATTTTACCAGGGTTAGGCGATGCCGGAGATTTAAGCTACGGACAAAAACACACTCGTTAA
- a CDS encoding M20/M25/M40 family metallo-hydrolase, translating into MIDYKLLQQLCSIHAPSGEEYMVKNFLLNYIKKNQSDWKVQPKLHHGEDFQDCLVLVFGEPTTAVFAHMDSVGFTVRYENQLIPIGGPEAKNGYKLKGEDSLGPIACDLELNEENQTFYKFGRGIDRGASLTFECDFRETEEHIQSCYLDNRLGVFNCLKLAETLENGMIVFSAYEEHGGGTVPFLAKFMVEQYGIHQALISDITWVTEGVKHGKGVAISMRDRNVPRQSFVQMIQNMADNSGIPYQLEVEASGGSDGRELQDSPYPIDWCFIGAPEDNVHSPDEKVHKKDIEAMVAMYKFLMSEL; encoded by the coding sequence ATGATAGATTACAAACTACTACAGCAACTATGCAGTATTCATGCTCCTTCAGGAGAAGAATATATGGTGAAAAACTTCCTGCTCAACTATATTAAGAAAAATCAATCCGATTGGAAAGTACAACCAAAGCTTCATCACGGTGAGGATTTCCAAGATTGTCTTGTACTGGTTTTTGGAGAACCAACAACAGCAGTTTTTGCTCATATGGATTCGGTAGGTTTTACTGTTCGTTATGAAAATCAACTTATACCAATCGGTGGGCCGGAAGCTAAAAATGGTTATAAATTAAAAGGAGAGGATTCATTGGGTCCTATCGCATGCGATTTAGAACTGAATGAAGAAAATCAAACCTTTTATAAATTTGGAAGAGGAATCGATAGAGGAGCTAGCCTAACTTTTGAATGTGATTTTAGAGAAACTGAAGAACACATCCAATCATGCTATTTAGATAACAGATTAGGTGTTTTCAATTGTCTTAAACTAGCAGAAACCTTAGAAAACGGCATGATCGTTTTTTCTGCTTATGAAGAACACGGAGGTGGAACAGTGCCCTTTTTGGCAAAATTTATGGTTGAGCAATATGGTATTCACCAAGCCTTAATTTCAGACATCACTTGGGTAACTGAGGGAGTTAAACATGGAAAAGGAGTAGCCATTTCAATGAGAGACCGTAATGTCCCTAGACAATCATTTGTTCAAATGATTCAAAATATGGCGGATAATTCAGGAATTCCTTATCAACTGGAAGTAGAAGCAAGCGGAGGAAGTGACGGTAGAGAATTACAAGATTCCCCCTACCCTATCGACTGGTGTTTCATTGGGGCACCAGAAGATAATGTCCATTCTCCAGATGAAAAGGTCCATAAAAAAGATATTGAGGCTATGGTGGCTATGTACAAATTCTTAATGAGTGAATTATAA
- the hpt gene encoding hypoxanthine phosphoribosyltransferase, producing MIKIIDKEFIPYISAEEINSRIKELGTEISKSYKDEKPLLVSVLNGSFMFTADLIRTIDTAVEVTFIRVASYEALKTTGKVREILGLKENVFGRDILILEDIVDTGTTLEHLMNAFKDLGTKSIKVATLLHKPDAQEKADKPDFVGFEIPNKFVVGYGLDYEGWGRELKEIYQLR from the coding sequence ATGATCAAGATTATAGATAAGGAATTTATTCCATACATATCAGCTGAAGAAATCAACAGCAGAATAAAGGAGCTTGGAACCGAAATCAGTAAGTCTTATAAAGATGAAAAACCACTCTTGGTAAGTGTGCTAAATGGTTCTTTTATGTTTACAGCTGATTTAATACGGACAATTGATACTGCTGTGGAGGTAACTTTTATTCGAGTAGCATCATATGAAGCTTTAAAAACTACAGGAAAAGTTCGGGAGATATTGGGGCTGAAAGAGAACGTATTTGGAAGAGATATTTTAATTTTAGAAGATATAGTTGATACAGGCACTACTTTAGAGCATCTGATGAATGCCTTTAAAGATTTAGGTACGAAATCCATTAAAGTAGCCACTTTATTGCATAAACCTGATGCCCAAGAAAAAGCCGACAAGCCTGATTTTGTAGGTTTTGAAATTCCTAATAAATTCGTTGTGGGATACGGACTAGATTATGAAGGATGGGGAAGAGAACTTAAGGAAATCTATCAATTAAGATAA